The window AGATTTCTCCCCAAGCGGCGACCATAGCTTTGGTTGATCCTTTGTTATTGCctttcttgggttgaacctgttccttcgTTCAACTCTTTTCTTCTTACGCTCAATTTCTGACAAAGGACAGTTGTTGATGTGGTGATCCATCTTTCCACACTTATAGCAGTcatcattggtttgcttctcaTGAGCCTTTGCCTTGctatagcttccacttcttgaagaacccgtTCCTCtccttaggtacttcttgaaATCTTTGGTAATCATAGctatttcatcatcttccagatcagaaccttcagtgattctgagtgccaagctCCTTTCCTTTttaggtacatccattttcatggtttgtctcctaagttcataggcagtGAGATTCCCAATCAATTCATCTAGTGGGAGAGTGACAATGTTCTTTGACTCCTGGATGGTAGTGATCTTGCTTTCCCAAGTGATTGGCAAGACCCTAGTAAGTATCTTCTCAACCCTCtcttcttcaggaataatccttccaagataTTTTAGCTCATTTGTCagtgtagtgaaccttgtgtacatctcttgaatagtttctccatccttcatagcaaagttctcatACTAAGAGTACAGTAGAGTCCCTCTAGATCTCTTCACCTGAgttgttccttcatgggccacttgcagTGTGTCCCAAATTTGCTTAGCAGTGGAACAACCTTGAATTCTGATGTACTCATCTGGACTAAATCCACAAATAAGCCATTTCTtagctttagcattcttctcccacttCTTCAAGTCCTCAGCAGTGCAATCTGCTCTTGTCTTTGGCATATCTACTCCTTCAATATTTTTCTTCAAGGTAGCTAGTGGATCATCAGTGACAATGTCATATAGCTCATAGTCATGTCCTTGAATATGATCTCTCATTCTGttcttccaccaagagtagtactggccattaaagAATGGTGGCCTAGTAGTGGATTGTCCTTCCCAATTTTcaagtggtgcactcatcttgatcttctcctaaggtgttagccttttcaaggataacccgctctgataccaatcgaTATTTTATACTTCGTTGTCACATaagagggggtgatttgtgtggtgtccaatttttcgtgTGCACAGACTATAGAAAGACctagttcttctatgtgttccttatactactgttgcgaaaTAATAAATGCGAAAAGTAAAGGACACAAGTATTTTTATGTAGAAAATATTTGGCTCAATAGGTAAAAATaatcacgacctactacccagtaggattttttccaacacttgactAAATCACTAAACCAAAAAtaacatttacaaaactctttgtggcaaccagcctctagctgttgcgacaacttcaactTAACTCTAATTTGAATACTACACTTAGAGTACCtagtacaattgcttctagataaagatgaaaggtacaactcaaaagtcctactacaatgaaactagaataaaagacagacacttgaaattggttcttctatctggttcatgtagctttagattcgcacacttgaatcacacaggaattgcttgcaaaatgccttaatattttgctctcaactcacgtttaacttcagcgtttgtgcgtgcctataaaatgagaacatcctgaaatatatagagttagaagaatagaaaataactagaagtctaatactttactcttccttggtggaagagttctagttatcttcaacttctaactcttctCTTATCTAGGATGGAGTTCTATTCAAGTAAGGAGtcattctccttatcaattatgtaaCTTTTTCGTTCAGGGGATATCAGATATAATCACTTAAACTTTTCtctttcacgtgcatgccttgtgATCGAATTTGCCTGTGTCTGTGTATACTATATATAAACCTGGTTCATGCTTAAGTtcttttttcaattatcaaaaCAAACTTAACTTAGGCCAACACTAATGATTAAAATgatattaagcttcccattgacgtGATTGGGGGCATGATTATGCAACTAAACGACCTTTATTGTGACAGTAGCTAGTGATGAAAATTTTAATAAACGATCGTCTAGGTGGGTAGGATTTGGGAGTTGGGACTTTTGATTGTTCCCTCTTTAATCATTAATTCCCGATATGCTTTTGCAAGTGGTTAAATATTATCGATACGGACCAATAGCTACTTCTGCAAGATATATAGATACTGTATAAGCTATAACTGTGAGCTGGGGCTATTGTCATATTAAAATATGGATTTATGTTGCTTTTACTTGTTTATTAgactaaatatataaatttttatttgtCCTTGTCCATTTAGCAAATTAATAGAAAGATAATATTTTGCTcttttacccttatcattaactactcattccccaaattatttttcaaaactttatGAAATGCTATCATTATTATAGGTACTcactccggtccacaataagttatcattttacctttttattttgattcaaaataagtgtccatttaCATAATCTAaaaggaattaattttatttttccaataTTTACCCTTATTTACATATTCTAATATGTCAAGGTAACAATTAATTGAggttttaatttagtaaatacatcttttttttttctaggaGTTCGTATTTCTTTAATGGGTGTGCTAGAGGTAAAATTGTCACTTATTGTGGACATGAGTGAGTATTATAGTAAAATAtgtacttcatttattatttcttaaaggAAGTATATAATTCATTGTGGATAAGTAAAAGTGAATAAAAGGAGTATATTGGTGCAATTAATTTAGCTCTATATGAAAGGTTGTTATTCCATTTTTGCATCTTATCATATCAAACATTACATGATGTTGTAGGTCTAACCTAATATGACAATATAAAAAATCTATACACCGGCTGTGCACAACAATTAACTCTTACATATtaatcgcgtagagttaatatTAGAGCTAGATTGAGCTTAATTAGAGATTTAAACGTTT is drawn from Nicotiana tomentosiformis chromosome 12, ASM39032v3, whole genome shotgun sequence and contains these coding sequences:
- the LOC117275669 gene encoding uncharacterized protein, which translates into the protein MSAPLENWEGQSTTRPPFFNGQYYSWWKNRMRDHIQGHDYELYDIVTDDPLATLKKNIEGVDMPKTRADCTAEDLKKWEKNAKAKKWLICGFSPDEYIRIQGCSTAKQIWDTLQVAHEGTTQDGETIQEMYTRFTTLTNELKYLGRIIPEEERVEKILTRVLPITWESKITTIQESKNIVTLPLDELIGNLTAYELRRQTMKMDVPKKERSLALRITEGSDLEDDEIAMITKDFKKYLRRGTGSSRSGSYSKAKAHEKQTNDDCYKCGKMDHHINNCPLSEIERKKKRVERRNRFNPRKAITKDQPKLWSPLGEKS